A genomic region of Zea mays cultivar B73 chromosome 6, Zm-B73-REFERENCE-NAM-5.0, whole genome shotgun sequence contains the following coding sequences:
- the LOC100283934 gene encoding Desiccation-related protein PCC13-62 precursor translates to MARARDAALHLLLLAAGALLLLAVVSQATVVPPSVPAGAPEDPRCRALAPRRGALAVYPSDMEQLQFLLNAKFVEAEWFLHAALGRGVDFLDRNLSGGGPRPSGARKADLDFRTTEVAAELGYQEVGHIRAIRQAVGGFPRPPIDLGADRFAMVMDDAMGVRLDPPFDPYAGPVNFLLASYVFPHVTAAAAMGIGPSLMGYASKRLQASILAVEAGQDAVIRLLLYQRADDAVPPYQGHTVADFTRRISDWRNRMSGCGAKDEGVKVLDRRQGAERRTISNILGAGEDSLGFQRTPAEVLRILYGSRNEQIPGGFLPRGANGTIARGFFQLA, encoded by the coding sequence ATGGCGCGCGCGCGTGACGCcgccctccacctcctcctcctggCAGCGGGCGCACTCCTACTTCTAGCCGTGGTGTCTCAGGCCACCGTGGTGCCGCCGAGCGTTCCGGCGGGCGCCCCCGAGGACCCGCGGTGCCGCGCGCTGGCGCCGCGGCGTGGCGCGCTGGCGGTGTACCCGAGCGACATGGAGCAACTGCAGTTCCTTCTCAACGCCAAGTTCGTGGAGGCGGAGTGGTTCCTGCACGCGGCGCTGGGACGTGGCGTGGACTTCCTGGACCGCAACCTGTCCGGCGGCGGGCCTCGGCCGTCCGGGGCCAGGAAGGCGGACCTGGACTTCCGCACAACCGAGGTCGCCGCCGAGCTCGGGTACCAGGAGGTGGGCCACATCCGCGCCATCAGGCAGGCCGTGGGCGGGTTCCCGCGGCCGCCCATCGACCTCGGCGCCGACCGCTTCGCCATGGTCATGGACGACGCCATGGGCGTCCGTCTGGACCCGCCGTTCGACCCGTACGCCGGGCCCGTCAACTTCCTGCTCGCCTCCTACGTGTTCCCGCAcgtcaccgccgccgccgccatgggCATCGGCCCCAGCCTCATGGGCTACGCCTCCAAGCGCCTCCAGGCGAGCATCCTGGCGGTGGAGGCCGGGCAGGACGCGGTGATCCGGCTGCTGCTGTACCAGCGCGCCGACGATGCCGTCCCACCGTACCAGGGCCACACCGTGGCCGACTTCACGCGCCGGATCTCCGACTGGCGCAACCGGATGTCCGGGTGCGGCGCCAAGGACGAAGGGGTCAAGGTGCTGGACCGGCGgcagggcgccgagcgccgcaccATAAGCAACATCCTCGGCGCCGGCGAGGACTCGCTCGGGTTCCAACGCACGCCTGCGGAGGTGCTCCGCATCCTCTACGGCTCGCGCAACGAGCAGATCCCCGGTGGGTTCCTCCCCAGGGGTGCCAATGGAACCATCGCTAGAGGTTTCTTCCAGCTCGCGTAG